Proteins encoded in a region of the Raphanus sativus cultivar WK10039 chromosome 8, ASM80110v3, whole genome shotgun sequence genome:
- the LOC108820180 gene encoding protein EARLY STARVATION 1, chloroplastic: MGASSAVSLVRFGVGTSNHELRLKKWTRRLLWLDTRKQFRCCADMLAPIRQSEERRFEQKTSAHGAGIKPSSSAMPFASPKSRFVSKQEKFYLRCTPRLTGPQSRDTPPKRDTGIANEKDWGIDLLNENVNESGINEDGSTWFRESGQDLGENGYRCRWTRMGGRSHDASSEWTETWWEKSDWTGYKELGVEKSGKNAEGDSWWETWQEVLHQDEWSNLARIERSAQKQAKSGTENAGWYEKWWEKYDAKGWTEKGAHKYGRLNEQSWWEKWGEHYDGRGSVLKWTDKWAETELGTKWGDKWEEKFFSGIGSRQGETWHVSPNSDRWSRTWGEEHFGNGKVHKYGKSTTGESWDIVVDEETYYEAEPHYGWADVVGDSTQLLSIQPRERPPGVYPNLEFGPSPPPEPDQPQ, translated from the exons ATGGGGGCTAGCTCCGCAGTCTCTCTTGTTCGATTTGGCGTTGGCACAAGTAATCATGAATTGCGCCTGAAAAAGTGGACGAGGAGGCTGCTATGGCTTGATACTCGGAAACAATTTAGATGCTGCGCAGATATGCTAGCACCGATCCGCCAGTCGGAGGAACGGCGTTTCGAGCAGAAGACGAGCGCCCATGGAGCCGGAATCAAGCCTTCTTCCTCCGCAATGCCATTTGCTTCTCCCAA GTCTCGGTTTGTGTCCAAGCAGGAAAAGTTCTACCTTCGCTGCACTCCAAGGCTTACTGGCCCTCAGTCCCGTGATACTCCGCCTAAAAGAG ACACTGGGATTGCTAATGAAAAGGATTGGGGCATCGATTTGTTGAATGAGAATGTGAATGAATCTGGGATCAACGAAGATGGCAGTACTTGGTTCAGAGAGAGCGGACAGGACCTCGGAGAAAATGGGTACAGATGTAGGTGGACTAGGATGGGCGGTCGATCCCATGATGCTTCTTCTGAGTGGACTGAAACG TGGTGGGAGAAAAGTGACTGGACCGGATACAAAGAATTAG GCGTGGAGAAATCCGGTAAAAATGCTGAGGGCGACTCTTGGTGGGAAACTTGGCAAGAAGTCCTTCATCAAGATGAGTGGAG TAATCTAGCGAGGATTGAAAGGAGTGCACAAAAACAAGCGAAATCAGGAACTGAAAATGCTGGTTGGTACGAGAAGTG GTGGGAGAAGTATGACGCTAAAGGATGGACAGAGAAAGGAGCACATAAGTATGGTAGACTAAATGAGCAGTCATGGTGGGAAAAGTGGGGGGAACATTATGATGGAAGAGGATCTGTTCTCAAATG GACAGACAAGTGGGCTGAGACGGAGTTGGGGACCAAATGGGGAGACAAGTGGGAAGAGAAATTTTTCAGTGGGATAGGTTCGCGGCAGGGGGAGACATGGCATGTTTCACCTAATAGCGACC GTTGGTCAAGGACGTGGGGAGAGGAACACTTTGGAAACGG AAAGGTTCACAAGTATGGAAAGAGTACAACAGGTGAAAGCTGGGACATAGTGGTTGACGAAGAAACATACTACGA GGCCGAGCCGCATTATGGTTGGGCAGATGTGGTGGGTGATTCTACACAATTGCTCTCGATTCAACCCCGAGAGAGGCCACCAGGTGTCTACCCAAACCTCGAGTTTGGGCCATCTCCGCCTCCTGAGCCCGATCAACCGCAATGA